One Helianthus annuus cultivar XRQ/B chromosome 7, HanXRQr2.0-SUNRISE, whole genome shotgun sequence genomic region harbors:
- the LOC118480175 gene encoding ribulose bisphosphate carboxylase large chain-like — MSSREVFMSPQTETKASVGFKAGVKDYKLTYYTPEYESKDTDILAAFRVTPQPGVPPEEAGAAVAAESSTGTWTTVWNVGLTSLDRYKGRCYGLEPVPGEDNQFIAYVAYPLDLFEEGSVTNMFTSIVGNVFGFKVLRALRLEDLRIPIAYVKTFDGPPHGIQVERDKLNKYGRPLLGCTIKPKLGLSTTHIMGHVGDISIFPPGNL, encoded by the coding sequence ATGAGTTCTAGGGAGGTATTTATGTCACCACAAACAGAGACTAAAGCAAGTGTTGGATTCAAAGCTGGTGTTAAAGATTATAAATTGACTTATTATACTCCTGAATATGAATCCAAGGATACTGATATCTTGGCAGCATTTCGAGTAACTCCTCAACCTGGAGTTCCGCCTGAAGAAGCAGGGGCCGCAGTAGCTGCCGAATCTTCTACTGGTACATGGACAACTGTATGGAACGTTGGACTTACCAGCCTTGACCGTTACAAAGGCCGATGCTATGGACTTGAGCCTGTTCCTGGAGAAGACAATCAATTTATTGCTTATGTAGCGTACCCATTAGACCTTTTTGAAGAAGGTTCTGTTACTAACATGTTTACTTCCATTGTAGGTAATGTATTTGGGTTCAAAGTCCTGCGTGCTCTACGTCTGGAAGATTTGCGAATCCCGATTGCGTATGTTAAAACTTTCGACGGTCCGCCTCACGGTATCCAAGTTGAAAGAGATAAATTGAACAAGTATGGTCGTCCCCTGTTGGGATGTACTATTAAACCGAAATTGGGGTTATCCACTACACATATTATGGGTCACGTAGGAGACATCTCTATTTTTCCCCCCGGGAATCTTTAG